In a single window of the Gossypium hirsutum isolate 1008001.06 chromosome A13, Gossypium_hirsutum_v2.1, whole genome shotgun sequence genome:
- the LOC107944356 gene encoding uncharacterized protein, translating into MTPIEWAEIFRGIVGVALSVPKYWMEATEHIMDDLDFSDKQKLKGAVPLLRDEAYQWWLTVKEGTQPDRLTWNLFKTIYHSKYVKVSYTDTRRREFLNLTQGDLLVVEYEAEFIILSRYKRGVAVTKYEHGVRFEDGLCDSLRVLIAPQGERDFSASIEKAKIAGEVKRSERPNREKRNAKRDSEPTNVGLRPKKKARTDGPVRVGPTVAVPVGVVMCQLCNRRHPSKCWRATEACLRCGSTEHRVKDCPLRGNQVQVRLLRLHSRREGYISHLGAEDRLGVVMVWVEVREHQAEHHVRLDCAEKRVVLRTEEDNEIVVIGKRWNYLSNVISALVAEKLVRKRCEVFMAYISVSNFVDSLVKDIRTVRGFPYVFPEELPRLPLSRELEFGIELIPGVALVSIAPYRMASKELAELKA; encoded by the exons ATGACTCCAATCGAATGGGCTGAGATATTCAGAGGCATCGTTGGGGTTGCTCTGAGTGTGCCTAAGTATTGGATGGAGGCCACGGAGCATATAATGGACGATCTGGACTTTTCTGATAAGCAGAAGCTCAAGGGGGCTGTGCCATTGCTGCGAGAtgaggcgtatcagtggtggctgactgTTAAGGAGGGAACTCAGCCTGATCGGCTGACTTGGAATCTTTTTAAGACCATTTATCACAGTAAGTATGTGAAAGTCAGCTACACTGACACGAGGCGACGAGAGTTTCTAAATCTCACTCAAGGTGACCTTTTAGTGGtggagtatgaggctgagttcaTTATATTGAGCCGTTATAAGAGGGGCGTGGCGGTGACCAAATATGAGCACGGTgtccgatttgaggatggtctctgTGATAGTCTgcgggttctgatagctccacaagGGGAGCGAGATTTCTCCGCCTCGATCGAGAAGGCCAAGATAGCCGGGGAGGTGAAGCGCTCTGAGCGCCCAAACCGTGAAAAAAGGAATGCTAAGAGGGATTCTGAGCCTACGAATGTAGGgttgaggcctaagaaaaaggccaggacTGATGGGCCCGTGAGAGTTGGGCCTACTGTTGCTGTTCCTGTTGGGGTGGTGATGTGTCAGCTTTGTAATAGACGCCATCCGAGCAAGTGTTGGAGAGCTACTGAGGCTTGTTTAAGGTGTGGGTCAACTGAGCATCGAGTTAAAGATTGTCCACTGAGGGGCAATCAGGTGCAAGTCCGGTTGCTGAGACTACACAGCCGTCGAGAGGGGTACATCAGTCATCTAGGGGCCGAGGATAGGTTAGGGGTTGTAATGGTATGGGTCGAGGTTAgagagcaccaggcagag CATCATGTAAGACTGGATTGTGCTGAAAAGAGGGTTGTTCTGAGGACCGAGGAGGATAATGAGATAGTCGTGATTGGTAAACGATGGaactatttgtctaatgtgatatctgcATTAGTGGCAGAGAAGCTGGTGAGGAAAAGATGTGAGGTGTTTATGGCCTACATCAGTGTCTCTAATTTTGTGGACTCATTGGTTAAGGACATCCGTACTGTGAGGGGCTTTCCATATGtctttccagaagaattaccgagATTGCCTCTGAGTCGTGAGTTAGAATTTGGGATTGAGTTGATTCCTGGTGTAGCACtagtgtctatcgccccttatcgAATGGCATCAAAGGAGTTGGCAGAACTGAAGGCTTAA